A stretch of the Arachis stenosperma cultivar V10309 chromosome 6, arast.V10309.gnm1.PFL2, whole genome shotgun sequence genome encodes the following:
- the LOC130934017 gene encoding uncharacterized protein LOC130934017 yields the protein MVEIRGRTTTAISRTNINRTKTSLTEHLTKGQKDLQNSINSTINGLNSTLQALISRLEPSSTLNNQHASSSALPSQPLPNPKGGINAITLSSRTILQEKSHEEPSPKADIPVEDIVEVKDIEEEDVVQEVVEEEAAQPRKQTELNPKMVEIFKKVEVTILLFYATHQVPKYATFLKDLCMNKDKIHDLETIPLGACVSIIPLFVYDALRLPPLKRLAARFVLADKSIISVVGITKDVLMSIKGLTFPIDFYILEMPPNDSGRPSSILLGRPFLKTSSHKQKIELKPLLPHLKYAYLEDNQKLPVIIARELTSQQEEQLISMLRRHKKAIGWSLADIVGISPQVCEHCIFLEEGIRLVCQPKRRLNPTILQVVKKEVTRLLEADIIYPISDSEWVSPVQVVPKKSDVTTVKNEHGELIATRVQNSWRVFIDYRCLNQATRKDHYALSFID from the exons ATGGTGGAAATCAGAGGTAGAACAACAACAGCAATCAGTAGAACCAATATCAACAGAACCAAAACCAGCCTTACTGAGCATCTCACCAAAG GACAAAAAGACCTTCAAAACTCAATTAACTCCACCATAAACGGTCTTAACTCCACCTTACAAGCTCTCATCTCCCGATTGGAACCATCTTCCACCCTCAACAATCAACATgcaagctctagtgcacttccttCTCAACCTTTACCTAACCCCAAAGGAGGAATCAATGCCATAACTTTGAGTTCCAGAACCATACTGCAAGAGAAGAGTCATGAAGAGCCAAGCCCAAAAGCAGACATCCCAGTTGAAGACATTGTTGAGGTAAAGGATATTGAAGAAGAGGATGTAGTacaagaagtggttgaagaagaagcGGCTCAACCAAGAAAGCAGACGGAGCTAAATCCCAAGATGGTAgagatcttcaaaaaggttgaggtaactattCTCCTTTTTTATGCTACTCACCAGGTACCTAAGTATGCTAcgtttctaaaagatttatgcatgaataaagataaaatacaTGATTTAGAAACTATTCCTCTAG gtgcATGTGTGAGTATTATTCCATTATTTGTATATGATGctttgaggctccctcccttaaagaGGTTGGCAGCACGTTTTGTTTTGGCAGATAAAAGCATAATCTCGGTGGTTGGAATTACTAAGGACGTGCTAATGAGCATTAAGGGACTAACATTCCCTATTGACTTTTACATTTTGGAGATGCCCCCTAACGACTCAGGAAGACCATCATCCATCCTGCTTGGAAGGCCATTTCTAAAGACTTCAAG CCATAAGCAGAAAATTGAATTAAAGCCCCTTCTACCCcacctcaagtatgcttaccttgaggataaTCAGAAGCTCCCAGTCATCATTGCAAGGGAACTCACCTCCCAACAGGAGGAGCAGTTGATTAGTATGCTGAGAAGACACAAGAAAGCTATTGGGTGGAGCTTGGcggatatagtaggcatcagccctcaagtttgtgagcacTGCATATTCTTAGAAGAGGGAATAAGGCTTGTCTGTCAACCTAAAAGGCGACTGAACCCCACCATTCTACAAGTTGTgaagaaggaagtgaccagatTGCTTGAAGCTGACATCATCTATCCAATCTCGGATAGTGAATGGGTCAGCCCAGTACAGGTGGTACCAAAGAAGTCTGACGTCACaacagtgaagaatgagcatggggAACTCATTGCAACTAGAGTGCAGAACTCCTGGAGGGTGTTCATTGATTATAGGTGCCTCAACCAGGCCACTCGCAAGGATCACTATGCACTGTCTTTCATCGATTAA